Part of the Pedobacter roseus genome is shown below.
CGCGCAAATTTTGAAGTTGCCGATAAAACTGCCAAAACACTTACAGATAAAGGACTTACCAAAAACGACCTTTCTGTGCTGGTCGATATTAATCCCCTTGAAATTGAGCGCTGGCTGGTTGGCAGGCATACTTTTAGTATGAATGTTTTGAAAGAAATTACGACAAAACTTGCGGATTAATATCCTTATAAAATTATACTACATAAATTTCCGATTGACCTGGTCTACCATTTGCAGATTCTACTAGGGCTATCGTCCTTCCCTCGCAGGCGGGAATCTTAAATTGCTTGCCTTAAAAATCCCAATCAAGTTGAGAATGAAGATGTTACTTTAGTAATCAGGCTTTAATCCCAAATACCGTTTTCAGCGGTAAATATTACAGGTTCTCCTCCGGTTACCATAATGGTATGTTCATGTTGTGCAACAAAACCTCCTTTATTGCCACATAATGTCCAGCCATCAGCTTGTGTATCCGCAATGGTTGATCGTGTTGAAATAAATGTTTCTATGGCCACCACCTGATTCTTTTTGAAACGGGTAATATTAAACCGGTCGCAATAGTTGGCAATTTCGTGAGGTGCTTCGTGCAGATTACGCCCAATACCATGGCCAGTTAGGTTTTTGATTACCGTATAGCCTGCTTTTTTTGCTTCAGTTTCTATCAATCTCCCAATTTCAGCTATCCGCACACCGCCTTTAATGTTACTGATGGCTTTTTTGAGTATCTCTTTTGATGTTGCTACAAGCCTGCCATGTCCATAAATATCTTCTCCAATAATAAACGACCCTCCATTATCAGCCCAAAAGCCATTTAATTCGGCAGAAACATCTATATTAATCAGGTCGCCGTTTTTAAGGATTTTATCTATTGACGGAACACCGTGTGCAGCTTCTTCATTAATGCTGATACAGGTATATCCGGGGAAACCATAGGTTAAGAGAGGTGCAGAGCGTGCACCCATTTCTGCCAGCAATTTGCCGCCATATTCATCCAGTTCCTTTGTTGAAATGCCCGGTTTGGCAAATTCACGCATCTTTTTAAGGGTTATGGCTACAGCAGCGCTTGCCTGTTCCATTCCTGTTTTTTCACTTTCAGTAGTTATAGACATATTTAGGTTTTTTACCTCTATCAAAGATAATGGCTTATTGCTATTTTAAGCAGACTTAAGAATAAGCCCAGTCAATAATCTGTTTAAGTGATTTTTTAATTTCATCCTGACCTTTTTCTGCCTTAACATCAATGCCGCAAAAAGTTCCGTTAGTTTGAGCATATAATGAAAGGTAATAGATGCCGCTGATTAAAATGGCTTCTATTGCCCTGATATTTTTATCCTTGTCTTTAAAATGATCATCGTACACTGCTGCAAAAAGTTTTTCGCCTACTTCTTCACGCTCACGGTTAAGTTCTTTTAAAGGTTCAAAATCTTCAGAAAGTCCCCAGGTAACAATTTTCCTCATCTCTTCGTTTGCCATTAAAGCATTTAACTGATCTTCTAACAGCTGATAAGCCATTTTTTTTCCAAAATCTGTTTTGCTTTGTTCGATTACCGCTGCAGTTTGCTCATCACTAAACCTCCAGTAATCTTTGGTAAAAAGGTACTCTTTAACCAGTCCTTCGAGTCCGCCGAAATATTTGTACACAAGTTTACGGTCTACATTGGCTTTTGCAGCCACCTGCATCACGTTTAAACCTTTAAAACCATTTTCGATAAGGATAACACCAAGCGAATCTATCAGTTTTTGTTTCGTTCTTTCCTTATTTCTAAGCGGTCCGTCGGTTATTTTTCTGCCCATTGAATGATTTTTACCGCAATTTGCAATTTTCTGTGTGATATTTCAAATCATTAAGTGGCTAATCAAAACTTTCATGATAAATGTTTAGCTATAATATTTTTTTTTGAGAATATGAGGCCTGATTCTGTAAATACTATAATTTATGAAATTGAAATTGCATTTATTTTAGCTTAGCGAATACTTTTTCGGTTTAATCCCAATATGCTGTTCAAAAACTCTCGTAAAATGACTTAGGTTTGTAAAACCCAATTGATAACCTACTTCCGAAACAGAAAGTCGTTTCTCTTTTAATAATTTTGCTGCTTCGAGCATGCGTGCGCTTTGGTAATATTCGAAAACGCCTTTTCCAAAAGTTTGCTTAAACAGTTTCCGTAGTTTTGGTTCACTCATATTTGCTTCTCTGGAAAGTGCAGCAATATTTGGAGCTTGGGCAAGGTGAGAATGCAGGTGGTATTTAATGGCGTATATGGCTTTAATATCATCAATATGCATGTTGCTCGCAGGTATAGCTTCCCTTTGCAATAACAGCGTGAAAATATAACACAACAGTTCCTCGCACTTTAGTTTATAATAATGGCTTTCGATAACCTGGGGCATTGGCTGATGGATCATTTCATCGGCTGTTTGGATCATTTCGGGAGAAATGCTGATTTCAAAGACAAAATTATCTTTCGATCCCAATATGCTTTCTATTACAGGATGATCTACCTTGCTAAAAAGCAAGCGGAGGTAATGCCTCGAAACGGCAATGGTAACACTTCCAAAAACCGTATTTGAAGGCATGGCCATAACCGATGAAACAGCATGCATACAGATCAACACGTTTGAATGTTCTGCATACAATTGCTTTTCAGACTTTACAGGCGTTGGAAAAATTCCGCTTAACAGGAAAATCACATCTTCCTGCCCTTCCACCAGCTCGTTGGTACGTTCGATATAAATTTCCTCATGGAGATAATAGTTCCTGATCATTACGCGGAAATCTTTTCCCCACGAAAAGCCGGTAATGTAACCGCCACCCTTATTTTCAGGAATGTAAATGAATCTTCCATCTACCCGTGCCCCTATTGCTTCAGCAAGTTTATTGGCAATTCCTGATCCGGTATCGGTAATCGATATTTTCATTTACGACTGTTTTAATATTAAAAGTAACTATTTTACCTATAAAAGTGTAAGCATTTTTGTGCGTAATAAATAAGGACAAAAAGATATGTTACTGGAAAATAAAAAAATAGCCATTATTGGCGGCGGTCCTGGTGGATTAACCCTCGCCAGACTTTTACAGCTTAAAGGTGTTGACGTAAAGGTATATGAAAGGGATTTAGACCCTACCATACGCGTACAGGGAGCTACGCTCGACCTCCATTTCGAGTCTGGTTTAAAGGCTATTGAAAAAGCCGGACTGATGGATGCTTTTAAAGAAACTTACCGGCCTGGTGCAGATCAGGGGCGAATTATTGATCCGCAGGGCAACATCATTTTTGATGAGCACACCGAAACATTGAACGATGATTTTGATAATGAATACTTCAGGCCGGAAATTGACAGAGGGCCATTAAGAAACCTGTTATTAAATTCGCTGGAGCCTTGTACTGTGGTTTGGAAAAGTCAGTTTTTAACCATGGAGCAGGTTAACGGACAATGGAAAATCACCTTTAAAAACGGAACAACATCCACCGCCGACCTGGTAATCGGAGCTGATGGTGCTAATTCTAAAATACGTCCGTTTGTAACGCCCATAAAAGCTTCCTATGCCGGCATCATCATCTTGCAGGGAAATGTACAACATGCCGAATCAGTCATCCCCAATATGCATAATTTATTAAATGGCGGGAAAATATATGTCCATGGTGATGGCAAGGCCTTGCATATATCATCAAAAGGTGATGGCAGTATTGACTTTTATACCAGCAGCAAAAAAGATGAACAATGGATAAAAAACAACGGGCTTGATTTTTCTGACCATAAAGGGATACTTGAATGGTTTAAAAGAGAATTTACAGGCTGGAGCGAGATCTGGTTTGAATTATTTGAAAAAGCAAGCACGCCGGTTATACTACGCCCGCAATATGTAGTGCCATTAGATCAAACCTGGGATGCAAAACCGAATGTTACGCTATTGGGAGATGCCGCGCATATAATGCCTCCATCGGGTGAAGGAGTAAATCTGGCCATGCTGGATGCACTTGATTTAAGCGAATGGCTTGCCAGCCATGATGTTGCAACACTCGAAACAGCCATTTCTGCCTACGAAAAAAAGATGCTGGAAAGGGCTGCAGAAGCCACACAGGATTCGCTTGAAATGGCAGACTGGATGCATGCAGACGATGCGCAGGAAAAAATGCTGAAACTGTTAGGCCGTAATACGTAAAACGGGATAAAAGCATATCTGCAAAGGACACCAATAAAACAATTCTATTTTTTACCCAAGCTTACCAACAAACGGCCGGAAGAAATTCTGGCTTTTTTTATGGACGCTGGCCCGGAATAAACAATTATTAACCCGTCAGGCAAACGTTTGCGCAGTCTTTTTTCTTTTAACTGCATGTAATTATAAATACATTCGAATGACAGTGCAGGCAGACCTATGGTGATTATAACATTGGTTTGAAAGAGAGGGCAGAATAGTTGGAATGGCATCGATATAATAACTCAAATTATAACAACCAAATATTTACTTAACCTAAAAACAATGAAAAAAACATCCCTACTTTTCACCATGATGGCAATAACTTGCCTTTTTGCCTGTAAAAAGGCCAATGTACTGCCAGAACAAGCTGATAATGGCAAAGCCACAAACCGTGCGGCCCTCTTATCTGCCAGCCAAACTAACGTTTTTAATGTTACCGAAAAAATTAATGCTTCAATTGAAAAAGACCGCTTAAAAAACGGTTATAATCTGACAGATTTTACGGCTACAGGACTTTATATGGCACCAAATGCCACTCTAAACATTACTGTAGAGCAAACAGCAGGAACACGCTTGCCAAAACTACTTATTGGCACCTACTCCAGGTATGGCACATGGAACGCACAGCCTACAGTGGTACAGTTAACTGCAGGCACCAATACCATTACCAATGCCGCAGGTGGTTTGTTGTGGTTAAGGTACACTAACGCTACTACCGGATCTACAGCGAAAGTAACTTTCAATACCGGTTATCAATATGCGCCTTATTTTAAACTGGGTGTTACTACCAATTCGGATTGGATCAGTCAGTTAACGACCTACACTACCCCTGATGTAGTATTGGAGGGATCTAATTGTGTAATCGTGGTATCGCGTACCAAAGCCATCCAGTACCAGAACGAAGATCAGGCGGCCATACTCAATAAAATCACCCAGATAATCGCACTCGAAGATGATTTAAATGGTTTGGATAATTCGCTACCCGCCCATGCAAAAAATGTGCATACCTACCTCCTCACGCAGCATGAAGATCCTGCTTATTATTTCTTCGCCTACGATTACCGTACGGCCTACATTACCTCTGATGTAAATGCAATTCTAACGTTAGATGCCGTGGGTACCAATGGATGGGGATTATGGCATGAACTTGGGCATCAACACCAGATGATGTGGCGCTGGGGAACCCTGGGCGAAGTTACCGTAAACCTTTATAGTTTATATGTTCAGCGTACCCTCACCCCGTCTGTTAACAGGTTGGTAAATGATGGCGTTTGGCCGAAAGCCTTTACTTATTTAGGTAAAGCAGCAGGCACTAAAGATTATAATGGCTCAACAAGTTATGCTAACCCGCTCACCGATCTATTTATCCGCTTATGTATGTTCCAGCAGCTTACATTGGCTTATGGCGACAATTTCTACAGAACATTGGCCAAAAATATGCGTGTTGAAAATCCAACATTGGCAAATGACGACGACCGTATGCGCTATTTTATGCTGAAAGCCTGTAACTTATCAGGCAAAAACTTAAGTAATTTCTTTCAGAAATGGGGATTAAACCTCTCTACTGCTGCAGCTACCACCCAAATTTATGCTGATATGGCTGCTTTAGGTTTACCTGCACCAACAACTGATCCTTCTACCTTGCAGGATAATGTGGCACCTTTAAGCGAACTGAGTAAAAGCGGCTGGAGCATCAATTCTTTCAGCTCTGAAGAAACCAGTGGCGAAGGTGCTGTAAATGGCCGTGCGGCAACTTTAATTGATGGAAGCCAGAGTACTTACTGGCATTCGAGGTGGACCAGTACTGCAGCAAGCTATCCACATCAGATCGTAATCGACCTTGGTTCAAACAAAACGGCTAAAGGATTAAGTTTGGTGCAGCGGAACAGCTTAAGCAGAGCGATTAAAAATTTCCAGGTGTTAACCAGTACCGATAATGTTAATTTTACGGCGGTAAACAATTACGTAGCGCAAAATGCTGCCGGGGTTCAGTATTTCGACTTTGGTGGAAGCAAAACGTTAAGATACCTCAAAGTAATTGCCAATTCAGCACAGGATGGTTTGCAGTTTGCAGCCCTGGCAGAACTGGGTTTATATAATTAAAATTTAATGAAAGAGGATCGGTAATGCGGTCCTCTTTTTTTTACAATATAGCCCGTTGTTTTTTACCACAGAGAACACTGAGAGAAGGCACAGAGATCACAGCGTGCTTATTTTTTGCCCGCGATGCCTGTAACTTCGATTCCGTTTTCCTTAAAAATCTGAGCATTACGTCCGTAGCCAATCCCAGGTATCAGGATATTCTTCACAGCTTCCCGAACGAAAAAATCTTTTGTTTTTTATGCCTGTATTATTAATGGAATAGTACAAAGTTGTAGACCGATTGATGCTAAAACACAGTTTATTAAGCAGCGCCTTAAACCCCATCAGTAAAGGTGAGTATTAAATCCGCAAAGTTAAATATTACTTCCCCATAGTTAAATATCACATCCGCACAGTTGTATATCGCATCCGCACAGTTATATATCGCATCCGCACAGTTGTATATCGCATCCGCATGGTTATATATCCCATCCGCACGGTTGTATATCGCATCCGCATGGTTATATATCGCATCCGCACGGTTGTATATCGCATCCGCACGGTTGTATATCGCATCCGCACAGTTGTATATCGTATCCGCACGGTTATATATCGCATCCGCACAGTTGTATATCGTATCCGCACGGTTATATATCGCATCCGCACATTTGTATATCGCATCCGCACACATAAATATTGCTTACGCACTGTTGTTCAGTGCATTCGCCTAGTGAAGTATGGCTTTCCCTAAAGTAAATATCATTCTCGCCAAACTGAATTACGCTTCGTCTTAACTAAATATTGTGAAAGGGGCTACGGGCGAAGCGAACGCATTAAGGTTCCCGCCTGCGCGGGATCCGATAGCTACCGGATGACGGCTGTATTTCAAAAAAAGCGGTTTCTATCCAGAAAACCGCTTTTAATCATTAACTATTATTTTTGTGTGGTATTAAATACTTGCTTTTACTTCTCCACAGGTAAGCATGTTTTTAGGGTAATATGGATTTTGAATCGCTTTATCATCGCTGATCCACGTCGTCCCCGTCATTGGGCAAACCTGTTTGTAAAGGGTAGTTTTCTCTGGCTTAAACCTTTCGATAACCGACCACAGTTTAACCGATAATTTATCCATTTCACTGCGCTGCTTATTAATGGACTTTGTGGCGGCAATGGCCAATGC
Proteins encoded:
- a CDS encoding helix-turn-helix transcriptional regulator, encoding MKISITDTGSGIANKLAEAIGARVDGRFIYIPENKGGGYITGFSWGKDFRVMIRNYYLHEEIYIERTNELVEGQEDVIFLLSGIFPTPVKSEKQLYAEHSNVLICMHAVSSVMAMPSNTVFGSVTIAVSRHYLRLLFSKVDHPVIESILGSKDNFVFEISISPEMIQTADEMIHQPMPQVIESHYYKLKCEELLCYIFTLLLQREAIPASNMHIDDIKAIYAIKYHLHSHLAQAPNIAALSREANMSEPKLRKLFKQTFGKGVFEYYQSARMLEAAKLLKEKRLSVSEVGYQLGFTNLSHFTRVFEQHIGIKPKKYSLS
- a CDS encoding M60 family metallopeptidase — translated: MKKTSLLFTMMAITCLFACKKANVLPEQADNGKATNRAALLSASQTNVFNVTEKINASIEKDRLKNGYNLTDFTATGLYMAPNATLNITVEQTAGTRLPKLLIGTYSRYGTWNAQPTVVQLTAGTNTITNAAGGLLWLRYTNATTGSTAKVTFNTGYQYAPYFKLGVTTNSDWISQLTTYTTPDVVLEGSNCVIVVSRTKAIQYQNEDQAAILNKITQIIALEDDLNGLDNSLPAHAKNVHTYLLTQHEDPAYYFFAYDYRTAYITSDVNAILTLDAVGTNGWGLWHELGHQHQMMWRWGTLGEVTVNLYSLYVQRTLTPSVNRLVNDGVWPKAFTYLGKAAGTKDYNGSTSYANPLTDLFIRLCMFQQLTLAYGDNFYRTLAKNMRVENPTLANDDDRMRYFMLKACNLSGKNLSNFFQKWGLNLSTAAATTQIYADMAALGLPAPTTDPSTLQDNVAPLSELSKSGWSINSFSSEETSGEGAVNGRAATLIDGSQSTYWHSRWTSTAASYPHQIVIDLGSNKTAKGLSLVQRNSLSRAIKNFQVLTSTDNVNFTAVNNYVAQNAAGVQYFDFGGSKTLRYLKVIANSAQDGLQFAALAELGLYN
- the map gene encoding type I methionyl aminopeptidase, translated to MSITTESEKTGMEQASAAVAITLKKMREFAKPGISTKELDEYGGKLLAEMGARSAPLLTYGFPGYTCISINEEAAHGVPSIDKILKNGDLINIDVSAELNGFWADNGGSFIIGEDIYGHGRLVATSKEILKKAISNIKGGVRIAEIGRLIETEAKKAGYTVIKNLTGHGIGRNLHEAPHEIANYCDRFNITRFKKNQVVAIETFISTRSTIADTQADGWTLCGNKGGFVAQHEHTIMVTGGEPVIFTAENGIWD
- a CDS encoding FAD-dependent oxidoreductase → MLLENKKIAIIGGGPGGLTLARLLQLKGVDVKVYERDLDPTIRVQGATLDLHFESGLKAIEKAGLMDAFKETYRPGADQGRIIDPQGNIIFDEHTETLNDDFDNEYFRPEIDRGPLRNLLLNSLEPCTVVWKSQFLTMEQVNGQWKITFKNGTTSTADLVIGADGANSKIRPFVTPIKASYAGIIILQGNVQHAESVIPNMHNLLNGGKIYVHGDGKALHISSKGDGSIDFYTSSKKDEQWIKNNGLDFSDHKGILEWFKREFTGWSEIWFELFEKASTPVILRPQYVVPLDQTWDAKPNVTLLGDAAHIMPPSGEGVNLAMLDALDLSEWLASHDVATLETAISAYEKKMLERAAEATQDSLEMADWMHADDAQEKMLKLLGRNT
- a CDS encoding TetR/AcrR family transcriptional regulator, yielding MGRKITDGPLRNKERTKQKLIDSLGVILIENGFKGLNVMQVAAKANVDRKLVYKYFGGLEGLVKEYLFTKDYWRFSDEQTAAVIEQSKTDFGKKMAYQLLEDQLNALMANEEMRKIVTWGLSEDFEPLKELNREREEVGEKLFAAVYDDHFKDKDKNIRAIEAILISGIYYLSLYAQTNGTFCGIDVKAEKGQDEIKKSLKQIIDWAYS